Proteins encoded together in one Bacteroidales bacterium window:
- a CDS encoding nitric-oxide reductase large subunit yields the protein MNTRKLWTGFIIVMTVSFAVLLYYGREIYREAPPVPEKVITADGHVIFTKEDILNGQNVWQSMGGQELGTVWGHGAYQAPDWSADWLHREALFMLDKLSLDKTGKNYNQLSEDEQASIKVRLRQDIRKNTYERSTGNITVSSARAEAIRQNSDYYKGLFTNNPELHKERDAYSIPENLLKDAQRVNELNAFFFWTSWACVTERPGKNITYTNNWPAEDLVDNRPAGNLLLWTGFSVIMLLAGIGLMVWHYANRRGEGGEEIPEIVPFRNEVQTPSQKAIVRYFWIVTILLLVQVVMGVITAHYTVEGQAFYGLPLASILPYSISRTWHVQIAIFWIATSWLATGLYYAPAISGHEPRFQRFGVNFLFIALLIIVAGSLTGQWLGVMQRLGLIENFWFGHQGYEYVDLGRFWQIFLLVGLVLWLILMGRAIWPALTQRSESRNLLMLFLISSVAIAGFYGAGLMWGRQTNLAVAEYWRWWVVHLWVEGFFEVFAAVITAFLFVRMKIIKASTATVAVLFSTIVFLSGGILGTFHHLYFSGTPTAILALGATFSALEVVPLVLMGFEAYDNLKLSKSNNWIRAYRWPIYCFISVAFWNFTGAGIFGFLINPPIALYYMQGLNTTAVHGHTALFGVYGMLGIGLMLFVLRDIDKERPWNERWIRLSFWAINIGLAAMVLLSVLPVGLSQAVASVQHGLWYARSIEFMQQPYIHTFKWMRVIGDTVFALGVVALVYFVFGLATGWSYKDHRGVSSKLRQ from the coding sequence ATGAATACACGTAAATTATGGACCGGCTTTATAATCGTGATGACCGTTTCTTTTGCGGTACTTCTTTATTATGGCCGTGAGATATACCGCGAGGCCCCGCCTGTTCCTGAAAAAGTAATCACAGCCGATGGCCATGTCATATTTACCAAAGAAGATATTTTAAATGGTCAGAATGTCTGGCAATCGATGGGTGGACAGGAACTTGGCACGGTATGGGGGCATGGTGCATACCAGGCTCCTGATTGGAGTGCCGACTGGCTTCATCGTGAAGCTTTGTTCATGCTCGATAAGCTTTCTCTTGACAAAACAGGTAAGAATTATAACCAGCTATCCGAAGATGAACAGGCTTCAATAAAAGTCAGACTCAGGCAGGACATCAGAAAAAATACGTATGAACGGTCAACGGGAAATATCACGGTGTCTTCCGCCCGTGCTGAAGCAATCCGCCAAAACAGCGATTATTACAAAGGATTATTCACCAATAACCCTGAATTGCATAAGGAAAGAGATGCTTACAGTATACCCGAAAATCTTCTGAAAGATGCTCAACGGGTTAATGAGTTGAATGCCTTCTTTTTCTGGACATCATGGGCCTGTGTTACTGAAAGACCGGGTAAAAATATAACCTACACCAATAACTGGCCTGCAGAAGACCTGGTGGACAATCGTCCTGCCGGAAATCTTTTGTTATGGACGGGATTCAGCGTGATCATGCTGCTTGCGGGAATTGGTTTGATGGTTTGGCATTATGCCAACCGAAGGGGTGAAGGAGGTGAAGAAATACCTGAGATTGTGCCATTCAGAAACGAAGTTCAGACCCCTTCGCAGAAAGCCATTGTAAGGTACTTCTGGATTGTAACCATATTACTCCTGGTACAGGTTGTGATGGGGGTAATAACAGCCCACTATACGGTTGAAGGGCAGGCATTCTATGGTCTTCCGCTGGCCAGCATACTTCCCTACTCCATTTCGAGAACATGGCATGTTCAGATTGCGATCTTCTGGATTGCCACATCATGGCTTGCCACAGGATTATATTATGCACCTGCCATTTCAGGACATGAACCCAGGTTTCAGCGTTTCGGTGTCAACTTTCTGTTTATAGCCCTCCTGATTATTGTGGCCGGGTCATTAACCGGCCAGTGGCTGGGAGTCATGCAGCGGCTTGGACTCATTGAAAATTTCTGGTTCGGACACCAGGGTTATGAATATGTCGATTTAGGCCGGTTCTGGCAAATATTCCTTCTTGTAGGACTTGTTCTGTGGCTTATTTTAATGGGCCGGGCCATCTGGCCTGCACTTACGCAACGATCGGAAAGCAGGAATCTTCTTATGCTTTTCCTGATCTCGTCTGTTGCCATCGCCGGATTTTACGGAGCGGGGCTAATGTGGGGCCGTCAAACCAACCTTGCCGTTGCAGAATACTGGAGATGGTGGGTTGTGCATCTGTGGGTTGAAGGATTTTTTGAAGTTTTTGCCGCTGTAATTACCGCCTTTTTATTCGTACGGATGAAAATTATAAAAGCATCCACTGCCACTGTGGCTGTTTTGTTTTCAACTATCGTATTCCTTTCCGGCGGTATCCTCGGAACATTTCATCACCTGTATTTTTCAGGAACCCCCACAGCAATCCTGGCGCTGGGAGCAACTTTCAGTGCACTCGAAGTGGTACCTCTGGTTCTGATGGGATTTGAAGCGTACGATAACCTGAAATTAAGTAAAAGCAATAACTGGATAAGAGCATACCGGTGGCCGATTTACTGTTTTATATCCGTGGCCTTCTGGAATTTCACAGGAGCGGGAATTTTTGGTTTTCTCATCAACCCTCCCATTGCACTATATTATATGCAGGGATTGAATACTACTGCCGTTCATGGTCACACTGCACTTTTCGGAGTTTATGGTATGCTGGGAATCGGACTGATGCTTTTTGTCCTTCGGGATATCGATAAAGAAAGACCATGGAATGAGCGATGGATCCGGCTTTCATTCTGGGCAATTAATATAGGCCTCGCAGCAATGGTTTTACTAAGCGTGCTGCCTGTAGGCTTATCACAGGCAGTGGCAAGTGTTCAGCATGGCTTATGGTATGCCCGGTCAATTGAATTTATGCAACAACCCTATATTCATACTTTCAAATGGATGCGTGTCATTGGCGATACTGTCTTTGCACTCGGCGTGGTGGCTCTTGTATATTTTGTATTCGGCCTGGCAACCGGATGGAGCTATAAGGATCACCGGGGGGTTTCTTCAAAGCTCAGGCAATAA
- a CDS encoding NADH:flavin oxidoreductase/NADH oxidase gives MAFLFSPLKIRDITLKNRIVVSPMCQYSSTDGFANDWHLVHLGSRAMGGAGLVIAEATSVSPEGRITPGDLGIWDDRHIENLARITKFIHEHDSVSGIQIAHAGRKASCAVPWKGGKQLALDDGGWETLAPSNIPFRPEERTPYAMQLNDLNKLTKSFESAAKRALDAGFRVIEIHSAHGYLLHEFLSPYSNVRKDEYGGGFVNRIRLLCQVVSAVRNVWPERFPLFVRISTTEWNDELQFSPEESVELAKVLKDIGVDLIDCSSGGNIPHAKIPSFPGYQVHFAEMIKKTGIMTGAVGQIYTAQLAEEIVSENKADLVLMARELLRNPYFALKTAHDTGVDVEWPLQYLRAKNY, from the coding sequence ATGGCATTTTTATTTTCCCCGCTCAAAATCAGGGATATTACATTAAAAAACAGGATTGTTGTTTCACCGATGTGCCAGTATTCATCAACTGACGGATTCGCTAATGACTGGCATCTTGTCCACCTGGGAAGCAGGGCCATGGGCGGAGCAGGCCTTGTAATAGCAGAAGCCACTTCGGTAAGTCCTGAAGGCCGAATTACACCCGGTGACCTGGGCATTTGGGATGACAGGCATATAGAAAACCTGGCAAGAATTACAAAGTTTATTCATGAACATGACTCTGTTTCAGGAATCCAGATTGCCCATGCAGGGCGGAAAGCTTCATGTGCGGTCCCCTGGAAAGGAGGTAAACAGCTTGCATTGGACGACGGTGGATGGGAAACACTGGCTCCGTCAAATATACCGTTCCGGCCGGAGGAAAGGACACCGTATGCCATGCAGCTGAATGATTTAAATAAACTAACAAAATCATTCGAATCGGCAGCAAAGCGGGCATTGGATGCCGGTTTCAGGGTAATTGAAATTCACAGCGCTCATGGATATCTCCTGCATGAATTTCTTTCACCATACAGCAATGTAAGAAAAGATGAATATGGAGGCGGATTTGTAAATAGGATAAGGCTGCTTTGCCAGGTTGTTTCTGCTGTAAGAAATGTATGGCCTGAAAGGTTCCCGCTTTTTGTGAGAATCTCAACAACGGAATGGAATGATGAATTGCAGTTTTCACCCGAAGAATCCGTAGAACTAGCGAAAGTGCTTAAAGATATAGGGGTGGATCTGATTGATTGCTCATCGGGCGGAAATATACCCCACGCCAAAATACCCTCTTTCCCTGGTTACCAGGTACATTTTGCTGAAATGATTAAGAAAACAGGAATCATGACCGGAGCAGTCGGACAGATTTATACAGCTCAGCTTGCCGAAGAAATAGTAAGTGAAAATAAAGCCGATCTTGTATTGATGGCAAGGGAATTATTAAGGAACCCGTATTTCGCATTAAAAACCGCACATGACACAGGAGTTGATGTAGAGTGGCCCTTGCAGTATCTGCGGGCAAAAAACTATTAA
- a CDS encoding cold shock domain-containing protein, with translation MNNGVVKFFNESKGFGFIRDSKSSREYFVHVSGLRDNIRENDEVTFDLEEGKKGLNAVNVKLI, from the coding sequence ATGAATAACGGAGTAGTAAAGTTTTTTAATGAATCAAAAGGATTTGGTTTTATTAGAGATTCAAAATCATCCCGTGAATATTTTGTTCATGTATCGGGACTCAGAGACAATATCAGAGAAAATGACGAAGTCACCTTTGACCTTGAAGAAGGAAAAAAAGGTTTAAATGCCGTAAATGTCAAGCTTATCTGA
- a CDS encoding phage holin family protein, producing the protein MEVRESSIKSLLDSTEDYIKTSVELLKLKAVDKAADKVSIIISRATAVFGFLMFLILGSIALGLWLGSVLGKNWAGFLIVAGIYAVIGVMFFLTHNWFRKMIGNAIVKQAFKD; encoded by the coding sequence ATGGAAGTCAGGGAAAGCTCTATAAAATCGTTACTGGACAGTACTGAGGATTACATCAAAACCAGTGTTGAGCTGTTAAAACTGAAAGCAGTTGATAAAGCAGCGGATAAAGTATCCATTATTATTTCACGGGCCACTGCTGTTTTTGGTTTTCTTATGTTCCTTATACTTGGGTCCATCGCGTTAGGGCTTTGGCTTGGCTCTGTGTTAGGTAAAAACTGGGCCGGTTTTCTTATAGTTGCCGGTATCTATGCAGTTATTGGCGTCATGTTCTTTCTAACTCATAACTGGTTTAGAAAGATGATCGGAAACGCTATTGTTAAACAGGCATTTAAGGACTGA
- a CDS encoding YtxH domain-containing protein yields the protein MKSGNVFVGLLAGIAAGALLGVLFAPEKGVDTRKKISKKSKDFVDDVKNKYDDFVRGVGEKFDSVKQEADYLKSKASKVSDI from the coding sequence ATGAAATCAGGAAATGTTTTTGTAGGGTTACTGGCAGGTATTGCCGCTGGAGCCTTGTTAGGGGTGTTATTTGCACCGGAAAAAGGAGTTGATACCAGGAAGAAGATTTCAAAGAAAAGCAAAGACTTTGTCGATGATGTAAAAAATAAGTATGACGACTTTGTAAGAGGCGTTGGTGAAAAGTTTGATTCAGTGAAACAGGAAGCCGATTACCTGAAATCAAAGGCATCCAAAGTTTCTGATATTTAA
- a CDS encoding AMP-binding protein: MALVEYTLGGILEKWATETPDQEFIVYPDRNLRFTYSQFNDRVNKLAKGLLSIGVKPGDKVGIWATNVPDWSTFMYATAKIGAILVTVNTSYKLTELEFLIRNADLHTLCIIDGFRDSDYVNMVFELVPELKTTARGQLKSEKFPVLKNVVFIGPQKHKGMYNTLELILLGSYLPDDDLVKLRMNISCHDVVNMQYTSGTTGFPKGVMLSHHNIINCGQSTGDCMNYTQKDRLLVCVPLFHCFGCVLAMCAIVTHGATMVFVEEFDPLMVLASVQKEKCTALYGVPTMFIAELNHPMFDMFDLSSLRTGIMAGSLCPIEAMNQVMTRMNCKDLIIVYGLTESSPGMTATRTTDPPEVRATTVGVNYPGVEVKIVDPETGEECPPEVQGEICCRGYNVMKGYYNNPEATAKAIDKDGWLHSGDLAVKTRDGFFKITGRIKDMIIRGGENIYPREIENYLYKMPQIQMVEVAGIPDEKYGEIVGAFIILKSGHTLTQEEVQEFCRGKVSRYKIPRHVIFVDDYPKTASGKIQKYKLREMGLEYVKSLCS, from the coding sequence ATGGCATTAGTTGAATACACTTTGGGTGGTATCCTTGAAAAATGGGCAACCGAGACACCCGACCAGGAATTTATAGTTTATCCCGACAGAAACCTGCGTTTTACCTATTCACAGTTTAATGACAGGGTAAACAAGCTCGCTAAGGGTTTGCTTTCAATCGGAGTAAAGCCGGGGGATAAAGTAGGCATATGGGCCACCAATGTGCCTGACTGGTCGACCTTTATGTATGCTACAGCCAAAATAGGAGCTATACTGGTCACTGTGAACACAAGTTATAAGCTCACTGAACTTGAATTCCTGATCCGTAATGCTGATTTGCATACATTGTGCATTATTGATGGTTTCAGGGACAGTGATTACGTCAATATGGTATTCGAGTTGGTACCTGAATTAAAAACAACTGCAAGGGGACAGCTTAAAAGTGAGAAATTCCCGGTTTTAAAGAACGTTGTATTTATAGGCCCCCAAAAACACAAAGGAATGTATAATACCCTGGAGTTGATTCTTCTCGGTTCCTATCTTCCTGACGATGACCTGGTGAAACTCCGGATGAATATTTCCTGCCATGATGTGGTGAACATGCAATATACGTCGGGAACCACAGGCTTTCCGAAAGGTGTCATGCTCAGCCATCATAACATCATTAACTGCGGACAGAGCACGGGCGATTGTATGAATTACACCCAAAAGGACAGGTTGCTCGTATGCGTACCCCTGTTTCATTGTTTTGGCTGTGTTCTGGCAATGTGCGCGATAGTCACCCATGGTGCCACCATGGTATTTGTGGAGGAATTCGATCCTCTGATGGTCCTGGCGTCTGTACAGAAAGAAAAGTGTACGGCCCTGTACGGTGTGCCCACAATGTTCATTGCCGAGCTGAATCATCCCATGTTTGATATGTTTGATCTGTCAAGTCTGCGTACAGGCATTATGGCCGGTTCCCTCTGTCCCATAGAAGCGATGAACCAGGTGATGACCCGCATGAACTGCAAAGATCTGATCATAGTTTATGGTCTTACTGAATCATCACCGGGCATGACAGCCACGCGCACAACAGATCCTCCCGAAGTAAGAGCTACTACTGTGGGAGTGAATTATCCAGGGGTAGAGGTGAAAATTGTGGATCCTGAAACGGGTGAAGAATGTCCTCCTGAAGTGCAGGGTGAAATCTGCTGCAGGGGATACAATGTAATGAAGGGTTATTATAATAACCCCGAAGCAACAGCAAAGGCAATTGATAAAGATGGATGGCTGCATTCCGGTGACCTGGCTGTTAAAACCCGGGATGGTTTTTTCAAAATCACAGGACGTATTAAGGATATGATCATCCGTGGCGGAGAAAATATTTATCCCCGTGAAATTGAAAACTACCTTTATAAAATGCCCCAGATACAAATGGTTGAAGTTGCGGGCATACCTGATGAGAAATATGGGGAAATTGTAGGGGCTTTTATTATTTTAAAATCCGGACATACCCTTACCCAGGAAGAAGTACAGGAATTCTGCAGGGGAAAGGTGAGCCGCTATAAAATACCAAGGCATGTTATTTTTGTTGACGATTACCCTAAAACGGCCAGTGGCAAAATTCAGAAATATAAACTGAGAGAGATGGGACTGGAGTATGTAAAGTCGCTTTGTTCCTGA
- a CDS encoding XRE family transcriptional regulator — protein sequence MKSENNIGSKIEMLRNVKKMDITELADRSGLSESQLTLIESGTSIPSLGVLIRISRALGIRLGTLLDDATKDGPAIVRRVERSKAQSFSTSEDKNREHLVFHSLAPDKAGRHMEPFIVDIEPGQNKQLSKSSHEGEEFIFVTEGTITVAYGTDVFELQKGDSIYLDSIVPHLVTTRESKAQIIGVVYVPV from the coding sequence ATGAAATCTGAAAACAATATCGGCAGCAAGATTGAAATGCTGCGGAATGTAAAGAAAATGGATATCACAGAACTGGCTGACAGGTCCGGACTTTCAGAAAGCCAGCTTACACTTATCGAATCCGGCACGTCGATACCTTCACTGGGTGTGCTGATACGGATTTCGCGGGCATTGGGCATCAGGTTAGGGACCTTGCTTGATGACGCTACAAAAGACGGTCCTGCTATAGTCAGGCGGGTAGAAAGAAGTAAGGCGCAGAGTTTTTCAACAAGCGAAGATAAAAACAGGGAGCACCTGGTATTTCATTCACTTGCCCCGGATAAGGCCGGCAGACATATGGAACCTTTTATTGTGGACATTGAACCGGGTCAGAATAAGCAGTTGTCCAAATCCTCTCATGAAGGAGAAGAATTTATTTTTGTCACTGAAGGCACGATCACCGTGGCTTACGGAACAGATGTTTTTGAACTGCAAAAAGGTGATAGTATTTATCTCGATTCAATTGTACCCCATCTTGTAACAACCCGTGAATCAAAAGCACAGATTATCGGTGTGGTTTATGTACCTGTTTAA
- a CDS encoding LemA family protein has translation MMIVILIILVVVVLLIIGLYNRLVKLRNNRENAFADIDVQLKQRLDLIPQLVEAVKAYMKHESTVLTDITNARTSALQARTINEKVAAENQLTSALQGLNVAVEAYPDLKASQNFIQLQEEIADIENKLAAARRFFNSATKELNNAVQTFPSNILAGMFGFSKEPMFDLGMSREKAEETPKLNF, from the coding sequence ATGATGATCGTTATTCTTATAATTCTGGTCGTGGTTGTGCTGCTGATAATCGGTTTATATAACAGACTGGTTAAGCTCAGGAATAACCGCGAAAATGCATTTGCAGATATCGATGTACAGTTAAAGCAGCGTCTTGACCTTATTCCACAACTCGTTGAAGCGGTCAAAGCATATATGAAACACGAAAGCACCGTATTGACCGATATTACGAATGCCCGTACAAGTGCTTTACAGGCAAGGACAATTAATGAAAAGGTAGCTGCTGAAAACCAGCTTACTTCTGCTCTCCAGGGTTTGAATGTGGCTGTGGAAGCTTATCCCGACCTGAAAGCCAGTCAGAATTTTATCCAGTTGCAGGAAGAAATAGCGGATATTGAAAACAAGCTTGCGGCTGCAAGGCGCTTCTTCAATTCAGCTACAAAAGAACTTAATAATGCCGTTCAGACTTTCCCCTCAAACATCCTTGCAGGCATGTTCGGTTTTAGTAAGGAACCCATGTTCGACCTGGGAATGTCAAGAGAAAAGGCTGAAGAAACGCCGAAATTAAATTTCTGA
- a CDS encoding M48 family metallopeptidase — MKYVGLQSQIWRNNLKSVFLLILFPAVIYILLWLFLYFISEQQLPYRFYETNRSFLIAFPWISFAVFIWFVIAWFSHTAMIRKATGSVSLERTQNKRVYNLVENLCIANGMAIPKINLIEDDSLNAFASGINQSTFTISLSRGIINKLDDAELEAVIAHELTHIRNRDVRLLIVSIVFVGIFAFLTETLFRVIRFGGGGKGKKDGGYIILIALVLAAIGYLLSSIFRFSLSKGREYLADSGSAAMTKNPLALASALEKISTDSRIEAVERKDVAQLFIDNPGEKKKNKLSSSVALIFATHPPIEKRIELLRQY; from the coding sequence ATGAAATATGTTGGCCTTCAAAGCCAGATCTGGAGAAACAACCTTAAATCGGTATTTTTACTGATCCTTTTTCCGGCAGTTATTTATATATTATTATGGCTGTTTCTATACTTTATTTCGGAACAGCAACTGCCCTATCGTTTTTATGAGACAAACAGGTCCTTCCTGATTGCATTTCCCTGGATATCTTTTGCAGTGTTCATCTGGTTTGTTATCGCATGGTTTTCACATACGGCTATGATCAGGAAAGCAACCGGTTCAGTGTCTCTTGAAAGAACTCAAAACAAAAGAGTATATAACCTTGTTGAAAATCTATGTATTGCCAATGGTATGGCAATACCTAAAATCAACCTTATTGAGGATGATTCACTGAATGCTTTCGCAAGCGGAATCAATCAATCGACTTTTACAATATCTCTCTCACGCGGTATTATTAATAAACTTGATGACGCTGAACTCGAAGCCGTAATTGCTCATGAGCTTACACATATCCGTAACCGCGATGTCAGGCTTTTGATTGTATCCATTGTCTTTGTCGGAATTTTTGCGTTCCTTACTGAAACGTTATTCCGTGTGATTCGCTTTGGCGGAGGAGGAAAAGGTAAAAAAGACGGAGGGTATATAATCCTGATTGCACTTGTGCTCGCTGCCATTGGCTATTTGTTGTCTTCAATTTTCAGGTTCAGCCTTTCTAAAGGAAGAGAATATCTTGCTGATTCGGGATCGGCGGCGATGACAAAAAATCCGCTGGCCCTTGCATCGGCCCTTGAGAAAATATCGACCGATTCGCGTATTGAAGCAGTGGAACGAAAGGATGTAGCCCAGCTTTTTATTGACAATCCGGGAGAAAAGAAGAAAAATAAACTGAGTTCTTCAGTTGCTCTTATTTTTGCAACACATCCGCCGATTGAAAAAAGAATCGAGTTATTAAGGCAATATTAA